One region of Glutamicibacter sp. B1 genomic DNA includes:
- a CDS encoding FAD/NAD(P)-binding protein — protein MIRIAMIGGGPKCLFALLELNDVLSDNECQTVQVDVYDPYPPGAGRVWNTTQPKELRLNVNSRIIDASSSLCEKTFDQYRQPHASDKIQDVFAPRAEVGAYLSEQFELLTKHGELSVSHRPLVVQRVQRQGEQWAVSTTSGAELYDEVVLATGHGLAGYRNEEQPVSTIPAAALSVEQAPEAIAQVPAGSRVKIRGAALTAYDVVMVLTEGRGGRWEPVADDAGGALRYLPSGNEPALITMVSRQGIAMTPKPRDIGEDLHSVLGIYQTQLRAWAGSSTPNTRKMWSILLDCAKHIADFSGVPATKESLWDTVCTGRSAQFSEHERPFEQLRYSLEANRGLVSGTHEWVWAVTWSKLYSELVRALSRYNWSHTERGEFNLAASNLERMAFGPPEPTAQKLLALHDAGILRHQQSVASTASTDQGEDQRTDTVEIDSVTAAAGVLTAAAPHGKPANSLIDGLLAAGEIMIRTGERGLLTDTDGTCIDSQGQRNESLSALGRPTEDPTLGHDTLNRTLHTEYREWVKRIATQVTVQSQKVAY, from the coding sequence ATGATCCGCATAGCGATGATCGGTGGCGGCCCAAAGTGCCTGTTTGCTCTGTTGGAACTCAACGATGTGCTCAGCGACAACGAATGCCAAACTGTTCAGGTTGATGTTTATGACCCCTACCCGCCGGGAGCCGGACGGGTATGGAATACCACGCAGCCCAAAGAACTGAGGCTGAACGTCAACTCGCGCATAATCGACGCGTCTTCTAGTCTGTGCGAAAAGACGTTTGATCAATACAGGCAGCCGCATGCTTCGGATAAAATCCAAGACGTCTTTGCACCACGGGCCGAGGTCGGCGCATACCTCAGCGAGCAATTTGAACTGTTGACCAAACACGGTGAGCTATCGGTATCCCATCGACCGCTGGTGGTTCAGCGGGTTCAACGGCAAGGCGAACAGTGGGCAGTATCAACGACTTCTGGTGCTGAACTCTATGATGAAGTTGTCCTTGCTACCGGCCACGGGTTGGCAGGCTACAGGAATGAAGAGCAACCGGTTTCAACAATTCCCGCAGCAGCGCTGAGCGTGGAACAAGCCCCTGAAGCCATCGCGCAAGTACCAGCTGGAAGTAGGGTCAAGATTCGCGGTGCCGCACTGACAGCCTATGACGTGGTCATGGTCTTGACCGAAGGGCGCGGTGGCCGTTGGGAACCTGTTGCCGATGATGCCGGGGGTGCGCTGCGATATCTGCCCAGCGGAAACGAGCCAGCGCTGATCACGATGGTTTCTCGCCAGGGTATTGCGATGACACCAAAGCCAAGAGACATTGGCGAAGACCTGCACAGCGTTCTGGGCATTTACCAAACTCAACTGCGTGCCTGGGCGGGCTCTTCAACGCCTAATACTAGGAAAATGTGGAGCATCCTGCTGGACTGCGCGAAGCACATCGCTGATTTCAGCGGCGTACCGGCCACCAAGGAATCACTCTGGGACACCGTATGTACCGGTAGATCCGCACAATTCTCAGAACATGAGCGACCTTTTGAACAATTACGCTATAGCCTCGAAGCTAACCGTGGACTAGTAAGCGGAACCCATGAATGGGTGTGGGCGGTAACTTGGTCAAAGCTATATTCAGAACTGGTCCGTGCGCTCTCTAGATATAACTGGAGCCACACCGAGCGAGGAGAATTTAACCTAGCAGCAAGCAACCTTGAACGTATGGCCTTTGGCCCACCAGAGCCCACAGCACAAAAACTGCTAGCCCTGCACGACGCGGGGATCCTGCGTCACCAACAATCCGTAGCCAGTACAGCTAGTACTGATCAAGGCGAAGATCAAAGAACAGACACCGTTGAAATAGACTCTGTGACTGCCGCGGCGGGCGTGCTCACCGCCGCAGCTCCTCACGGCAAACCAGCGAACTCCCTCATTGATGGCCTGTTGGCGGCAGGAGAAATCATGATTAGGACCGGCGAGCGCGGACTACTCACCGACACTGACGGAACCTGCATCGATTCACAGGGTCAGCGCAATGAGTCGTTGAGCGCTCTGGGGCGTCCGACGGAGGACCCTACCTTGGGTCATGACACCTTGAACCGAACTTTGCATACCGAGTACCGAGAATGGGTCAAGCGCATTGCAACGCAAGTGACCGTTCAAAGCCAGAAAGTAGCTTATTGA